CCATAACATGAACTTAATCATTTAGCGCATCCGCTTATTTTTGCTGCAGAAGTATCTCGTTGAGTTCCAGTTATTAATGCTGATAAGGAAGGATGACCCAAATGTCTCTCGGACCTCCTCATCTTCCTTGCATACATAGGTCATAAAGTTCCTGTAAAACCTGTAATACTGGAATGGATGGTTTTTGGGGCCTCCACGAATCATTGGTTAgaagaaattttgttctttttaagaGTTTGATGGATCATACCATTGTTCAGATCGAACATTTAATTTTCTGCTATAATTGATAGTGATGTAAAAATTAGCCAATTCAACAGACATTGTAGTTACCAATATTCTGGTAATTAACTTAGATGTTCTTCCCATGGAATCAAGATAAACAATTGGTAGGAGTGATGACATccaatatttgcattttgttagTACTGATAGGATGTTCGGACAACGAAGTGCATTTCAAATGAATCAGCATGAGGGGATGAGAAGGAAAACGAAGTGAAGCAACTTAATTTGGCAAAAGATCGGATCTGTATAAATTTGTATCTCTGAGGTGTATACAAGCTGTACAACAAAAGTCTCTACATCTCAGGATTCATGACTTCTCCGACTAGTGGTTGAGAATATTGAGGAGGGACACTTGGGTTTTGATCAGGCGCCTGATCAGACGCTCCATCTCTTCTTCGATGTCCTGAATGTAGGACTCAAGTTCTTCCATGACTTGCTGTACATGTTCCATTCTAATGTTACTTGCTTTTCCATTCTTATGGCTCAGGAGGGCATCAACTGCAGCATCCACGATCTCTAATTCGCGGTTGGACGCTCTCTCATCGGCCGCCACTTGGTTGGAATGCATCCATTTGGAGAAGAAAGAGCAGCTCACCGACTTTCCACGTACTAATGTCAACAACGATACTATAGTCTTGAGAGCAACTCCCTCTGCTTCTCTTAACATGGAAACAATTGTCGCACCACTTTGATCAGAAGAAGAGATGGTCGATTtgatcttcaaatttttcaagcGGTTTTGAATtgtcttctttgctttcttcctGGAGGCCAAGTATGCCCCGACCTCATTTCTCAGCGCCAGTTCATCGCCCCATCTCCTGCGCAGTGTCGATTGTAGCTTCTGCACAGTTTCCTTTGTCTGTGCTACGACATCTTTGCCAGTGCTACAAATGTCCAGGAGACTAAGGGATCTCTCAAGCACCTCATTGGGGCCCTCTTGAACGAAGGCCTGTTGGGTATGTGGCAAGAGAAGCAAGTCATCAACAGAGTCGTAAAAGTCCGCAAGACCGTGTATCATGACACTCAATGATGAAAAGGAACTGGTGGTGGCTGCTTCTGAACTTCTGATCCTCCTCAAGTAATCCTCTGCTTGAGATATGAGGGGGTTAGGCTTGGAAGGCAAGCTTACAGAGCGAGCATGAAAGTGGGATTTCGGATTTGCTGGTGAAGCCATTGTCTGATAGGTGATCTtgttaacaatttttttcaaaggcAATTGAATTTTGGATCGCCTTCTCTTGGCCGTGGCAAGACCATGTATATATAGGAAGGAGAGAAGGGGAGGCAAAGAGAATCAAAATTCATAGACTCAGTGTGTCCTAACAAGATTTTGAATTGGATTTGATGCTTTGTTCACCGATGTCTGCACTGTGTCTCCCACCACCCTTCTCATTTTCCAATGAATTAAGAGCTAAATATGGATCAACTCAtctcatcattaaaaaataattgcacgAAAGGTGCGAGGACACTGTCTTGCCTCTAGAGGAATGAAACAGTGGCACTTAACTTTGTTTAATCCTACAGAATAATGCATGATCCAGGAAGGCTCCTTAAACAATTATGCATTATTGTATAAATACAGAAAGGAGAATTTCTTTTGTCAAATGGTGATGAGCAAATGTTGAAGCTATGATACTCGAGAGCTGAAGGAATACTTTCTTTAAGGTGCCTTC
Above is a window of Eucalyptus grandis isolate ANBG69807.140 chromosome 9, ASM1654582v1, whole genome shotgun sequence DNA encoding:
- the LOC104420594 gene encoding uncharacterized protein LOC104420594 — protein: MASPANPKSHFHARSVSLPSKPNPLISQAEDYLRRIRSSEAATTSSFSSLSVMIHGLADFYDSVDDLLLLPHTQQAFVQEGPNEVLERSLSLLDICSTGKDVVAQTKETVQKLQSTLRRRWGDELALRNEVGAYLASRKKAKKTIQNRLKNLKIKSTISSSDQSGATIVSMLREAEGVALKTIVSLLTLVRGKSVSCSFFSKWMHSNQVAADERASNRELEIVDAAVDALLSHKNGKASNIRMEHVQQVMEELESYIQDIEEEMERLIRRLIKTQVSLLNILNH